GCGGGGGAAAAATCCGTGAAATTCCAGGTCCGGGGCGTGGAGGATGGATCTTATGAAAACGACATGGACGTCGTGGCCACCGCCCGGATCGCCGGCATGGCTCCCGCCAGCGGAGTGACGAAAGTGATCGATGGCAACCCGCGCGCGATACGGCTGGATTTCCCGAAAATGCTGACCGACGGCGAGGTGGACTGGGCCTATGTGGCGCTCGGTGGAACCGTGAACCAGGACGTGGTGGTGAAGCTGGAGAGCGATGGTTCCTCCTACTTGAAAATACCCTCCCAGGTGACCATTCCGAAAGGAAGCGCCGGCACGTCCTTCAACATCGAGGTGATCGACGGATCGGTATTGGACGAGAGTCATGTGGTGCGGGTGGATGTGTCGGCACCGGGTTTTGCAGGCGCGGCTGCCAGCATCGTGGCGGTTGAAACCCTGCGCGCGGGGCGGACGTTCGTCCTGCCGCTCGCGGTTGATGACCTGGCGGGCGATCCCGTGCGGAACAGGATCTACGCCAGCGTGGGCTCCGAAGCGGACGGGCCTTATCGGGACCGCGTGGTGGCGGTGGACCCCGCGACACGGGAGGTCGTCGCGAGCGTGGACGTGGGTCCGTCACCGGGCCGGCTCGCCGTGACGAGCGGAGGAGAGGCGCTGTATGTCTGCACCCGGGATAACAGGACGATCAAAAAAATCAGGACCAGCGACTTCACCGTGGAGTCGGAGTTCCACGTGGGTGGAAGCCTTTCCAGCAGGCGGACGGCGGAACACATCTGCACCGTGCCGGGTCAGCCGGACCTGCTGGTCGTTTCGCTGAGGAGAGAGGGAGTCGCCGTCTATGACCATGGGGTTCCGCGGAACTCCCACGCCTTGGTTTCCTACCTCTACGGTGCCCGCATCGAACCTTCCGCCGATCCTGCGGTCTATTTCGTTCTTACGAGGAACCAGGATGGTGACGGCATCCTGCGCGCGCTCCAACTCTCCGCGGATGGAATGTCCCTGCTGGATGGAGTGGAGACCACGGTGACCCCATACACACAAGACTTCCGCTCCCACGGTGACATCGTGATCGATTCCGAGGGTGGGGTGCATGACGGGAAGCAGATGCGGAGGATCGGTGACCTGAACTTGGAATGGGGTGAGAGCTTTCTCACTTGTTCCGCTCCCGGGAGCGGCCGGTTTCTTGTTTACCGGAATGGAGGCAATCCCAAGGAGCGGAAGATCACGGTCCATGACGCCGCCACTCTCGCTGCCGGGAAAGAGATCGATCTGGATGATTCCTACGGATCGCCGGGCCTGATGATCCGCTGGGGGGAATGTGGTCTGGCGTTCGGCGGCGGGGAACGGCTCATCGTGACGGAAAACCGTTACCTCATGCCGGTCGCTCCTTCCGCGGGAGCTTCCGGTGGATTCGTTTCCGCGATCCAGTCCGTGACGCCC
The DNA window shown above is from Luteolibacter yonseiensis and carries:
- a CDS encoding YncE family protein produces the protein MKRLLKCLAVVSFSLPSPAGAGLPVDLYPDAATGVEKRASAFSFPGASPATGGTAFAPAFSELKGGKVTFAIPARIKEGKGGKAVIRSSFPASRDIRFKISVDSKSGLRLPSTVTLAKGKKQCSFAFSSKNDKSVNLTRDVAVEVSSDGFLIAKAGVTVLDDEKPPVLRIQTPSRVTEGKKAAEGTLTLGRAVDVDCQVSFDSSPAGQLAIPPVTIPAGEKSVKFQVRGVEDGSYENDMDVVATARIAGMAPASGVTKVIDGNPRAIRLDFPKMLTDGEVDWAYVALGGTVNQDVVVKLESDGSSYLKIPSQVTIPKGSAGTSFNIEVIDGSVLDESHVVRVDVSAPGFAGAAASIVAVETLRAGRTFVLPLAVDDLAGDPVRNRIYASVGSEADGPYRDRVVAVDPATREVVASVDVGPSPGRLAVTSGGEALYVCTRDNRTIKKIRTSDFTVESEFHVGGSLSSRRTAEHICTVPGQPDLLVVSLRREGVAVYDHGVPRNSHALVSYLYGARIEPSADPAVYFVLTRNQDGDGILRALQLSADGMSLLDGVETTVTPYTQDFRSHGDIVIDSEGGVHDGKQMRRIGDLNLEWGESFLTCSAPGSGRFLVYRNGGNPKERKITVHDAATLAAGKEIDLDDSYGSPGLMIRWGECGLAFGGGERLIVTENRYLMPVAPSAGASGGFVSAIQSVTPMVGQTAVRIAVERLIEAAEDEERSTR